The following are encoded in a window of Mycobacteroides chelonae CCUG 47445 genomic DNA:
- a CDS encoding cyclopropane mycolic acid synthase family methyltransferase: MSDLKPYYEESQSIYDISDEFYGLFLDEETMGYTCAYFERDDLTLAEAQLAKFDLALGKLNLEPGMTLLDIGCGWGACLERAMRKFDVNVVGITLSKNQSEYSRTRLAKVAAETGRTAEIRMQGWEEFNDKVDRIVTIGAFEAFKQERYPIFFERAYDILPNDGRMLLHTILAHTQKFFRENGIPLTISDLKFMKFIGEEIFPGGQLPAVEDIEKLAADSGFNLERVHLLQPHYAKTLDIWAQNLEQRREEAIRIQSQEVYDRFMRYLTGCADFFRRGITNVGQFTLVK, encoded by the coding sequence ATGTCCGATCTGAAGCCGTACTACGAGGAATCTCAGTCCATATACGACATTTCGGACGAATTTTATGGCCTTTTCCTTGACGAAGAAACCATGGGCTACACCTGTGCGTACTTCGAGCGCGACGACCTGACTCTCGCCGAGGCGCAGCTGGCCAAGTTCGACCTGGCGCTGGGCAAGCTCAACCTTGAGCCCGGGATGACGCTGCTGGACATCGGCTGTGGCTGGGGTGCCTGCCTAGAGCGCGCCATGCGTAAGTTCGACGTCAACGTCGTCGGTATCACGCTGAGCAAGAACCAGAGCGAGTACAGCCGTACGCGCCTGGCGAAGGTGGCGGCGGAAACCGGACGTACCGCCGAGATTCGCATGCAGGGTTGGGAAGAATTCAACGATAAAGTCGATCGAATTGTGACGATCGGCGCATTCGAGGCATTCAAGCAGGAGCGCTACCCGATCTTCTTCGAACGCGCATATGACATTCTTCCCAATGACGGTCGAATGCTTCTGCATACCATTCTGGCGCACACCCAGAAATTCTTCCGGGAAAATGGAATTCCGCTCACCATTAGTGACCTGAAATTCATGAAATTCATCGGCGAGGAGATCTTCCCCGGCGGGCAGTTGCCGGCCGTTGAGGACATCGAGAAGCTAGCTGCTGACTCCGGGTTCAACTTGGAGCGCGTGCATTTGCTGCAGCCGCATTATGCGAAGACCTTGGATATCTGGGCACAGAATCTTGAACAGCGCCGCGAGGAAGCCATCAGGATTCAGTCTCAAGAGGTTTACGACCGCTTCATGCGGTACCTGACCGGTTGCGCGGACTTCTTCCGTCGCGGTATCACCAACGTCGGTCAGTTCACCCTCGTCAAATAG
- a CDS encoding TetR/AcrR family transcriptional regulator has protein sequence MSGRPRRISPIREGKTTRDEILDASAELFTTDGFAATTTRRIAESVGVQQASLYYHFKTKDDILDALLAMTIDQPLHYAGLIADRPEPPVVRLYALALADAAQLAASRWNLGALYLLPDLRADRFAVFRRKRDQLRTHYQDLAAAAGRADMIRDGVERLPFRLVESVIMLRADGDSISPEALADATLRVLGVTEDAQEVEGAARALLGQLDWPVAVPKR, from the coding sequence ATGTCAGGACGACCGCGGCGCATCAGTCCTATTCGCGAAGGAAAAACCACCCGCGACGAGATTCTCGATGCCTCGGCCGAGTTGTTCACCACCGATGGGTTCGCGGCAACCACCACCCGGCGCATCGCCGAGTCGGTGGGTGTGCAGCAGGCCTCGCTGTATTACCACTTCAAGACCAAGGACGACATCCTCGATGCGCTGCTGGCGATGACGATCGACCAGCCCCTGCACTACGCGGGGCTGATCGCCGATCGCCCGGAGCCGCCGGTCGTGCGTCTGTACGCACTGGCGTTGGCCGATGCCGCCCAGCTGGCGGCGAGCCGATGGAACCTGGGTGCGCTCTATCTACTGCCCGATCTGCGTGCCGATCGATTCGCGGTGTTCCGGCGCAAGCGAGACCAGCTCCGCACGCACTATCAGGATCTGGCGGCGGCGGCCGGCCGCGCGGACATGATCCGTGACGGGGTGGAGCGGCTACCTTTCAGGCTCGTCGAGTCGGTAATCATGCTTCGTGCCGACGGTGATTCGATCTCTCCGGAGGCATTGGCGGACGCGACCTTGCGCGTTCTGGGGGTCACAGAGGATGCTCAAGAGGTAGAGGGGGCGGCCAGGGCGCTGTTGGGGCAGTTGGACTGGCCGGTGGCCGTTCCTAAGAGGTAG
- a CDS encoding amino acid permease encodes MNAPTATESAARSAASIAGSDSDDLAAFGYKPQLHRSLGKFASFAAGFSFVSILTTIFQLFAFGFSFGGPAFFWTWPIVFAGQYMVALNFAELAARYPISGAIYQWARRLGGAVVGWFAGWFMIIAQIVTASAAAIALQVVLPTIWSGFQLIGTDSSLTSVSGASNAVLLGSLLLVATTAINAVGVNWMSRINSIGVTCEIVGVVAVVGMLFASAERGPSVVLHTGEAGSGYPWAFLAAGLMAAYVLVGFGSASELAEETRNPRRVAPRTILSAIVVSAIGGALMILGALMAAPSLTDGQLATGGLPYVLDSKLASPFGTLLLVDVAIAVFVCTLAIQTAASRLMFSMARDGKLPFSSVLSHVNPRTGTPIAPAVVVGVCCVLILVVNFGNAALFTSLCSVCIALIYLAYLMVTTPLLLRRLGIGGSKWDANVGQTDADGRKLFSLGRFGLPINILAVCYGAFMVLNLSWPRAAVFDPTGTHPYLVWIAPICIAAVLIAGIAAYPRRADSTTEELS; translated from the coding sequence ATGAACGCCCCGACGGCCACCGAATCCGCGGCCCGGTCCGCGGCGAGCATCGCCGGCTCCGACTCCGACGACCTTGCCGCATTCGGCTACAAACCTCAGCTACACCGGAGCCTTGGCAAATTCGCATCCTTCGCAGCCGGATTCTCGTTCGTCTCGATCTTGACGACGATCTTCCAGCTGTTCGCATTCGGGTTCAGCTTCGGCGGCCCGGCCTTCTTCTGGACCTGGCCGATCGTCTTCGCCGGGCAGTACATGGTGGCGCTCAATTTCGCCGAGCTCGCGGCGCGCTACCCCATCTCCGGGGCCATCTATCAATGGGCCCGTCGGCTCGGCGGTGCCGTGGTGGGCTGGTTCGCGGGCTGGTTCATGATCATCGCCCAGATCGTGACCGCATCGGCGGCGGCCATCGCACTGCAGGTGGTCCTACCGACGATCTGGAGCGGTTTTCAGCTCATCGGCACGGACTCCTCGTTGACCAGTGTCAGCGGCGCCTCGAACGCCGTGTTGTTGGGATCGCTGCTTCTGGTCGCGACCACGGCGATCAACGCCGTCGGGGTCAACTGGATGTCCCGCATCAACTCCATCGGCGTCACCTGCGAGATCGTCGGTGTGGTCGCCGTGGTGGGCATGCTCTTCGCCAGCGCCGAACGCGGTCCGAGCGTGGTGCTACACACCGGCGAGGCGGGCAGCGGATATCCGTGGGCATTCCTGGCAGCAGGGCTCATGGCCGCCTATGTGCTTGTCGGATTCGGCTCGGCCAGTGAGCTCGCCGAGGAAACCCGGAACCCGCGCCGGGTCGCCCCGCGCACCATCCTGTCCGCGATCGTGGTGTCGGCGATCGGCGGGGCGCTGATGATTCTGGGCGCCCTGATGGCCGCCCCCAGCCTGACCGACGGCCAACTCGCCACCGGCGGCCTACCTTATGTATTGGACAGCAAGCTGGCCTCCCCGTTCGGCACCCTGCTGCTCGTCGACGTGGCCATCGCGGTGTTTGTCTGCACCCTGGCCATCCAGACCGCGGCCTCACGCTTGATGTTCTCGATGGCCCGCGACGGCAAGCTGCCGTTCTCCTCCGTGCTCTCGCACGTGAACCCACGAACCGGCACACCCATCGCGCCAGCGGTGGTGGTCGGGGTGTGCTGTGTGTTGATCCTGGTGGTCAATTTCGGCAATGCCGCGCTGTTCACGAGCCTCTGCAGCGTCTGTATCGCACTGATCTACCTGGCCTACCTGATGGTCACCACTCCGTTATTGTTGCGCCGCTTGGGCATCGGCGGCAGCAAGTGGGACGCGAATGTGGGGCAGACCGATGCCGACGGACGAAAGCTCTTCTCTCTCGGACGATTCGGGCTCCCGATCAACATCCTTGCCGTCTGCTACGGCGCCTTCATGGTGCTCAACCTGTCCTGGCCGCGCGCGGCCGTTTTCGACCCGACCGGCACACACCCCTATCTGGTGTGGATAGCTCCGATCTGTATCGCCGCGGTGCTCATCGCCGGGATCGCGGCCTATCCGCGACGTGCCGATTCCACCACCGAGGAGCTCTCCTGA
- a CDS encoding urea amidolyase associated protein UAAP1 — translation MTTATTKGARDHARAQAGQITDAMPVLPASNWPWTPEDVDPLTLTWAETIPGGRYAGKVLGRGTRLRLTDVTGSACVSVVLLRADAPWERLNVADTVKVPWQAYLGTGHPLLSDQGRVLATIVADSSGHHDTFCGTSTLTANAAKYGAGDLYSKSPAGRELFTLAAAKHGLAPRDIGPSVSFFHGVRAGADGALHSVGTAGPGAAVDLLIHLPVIVLLANTAHPLDPSQTFDTGPAQVLAWPALDELVDLPNNDPEYQRAVLNTEDAWAAAQNGEML, via the coding sequence ATGACGACCGCTACCACCAAGGGAGCACGGGACCACGCCCGCGCACAGGCAGGCCAGATCACCGACGCGATGCCGGTACTGCCCGCCTCGAACTGGCCCTGGACACCCGAGGATGTCGACCCGCTCACGCTCACCTGGGCTGAGACCATCCCCGGCGGCCGGTACGCCGGCAAGGTGCTCGGGCGCGGCACTCGGCTCCGGCTCACCGACGTCACCGGCTCGGCGTGCGTGAGCGTGGTGCTGCTGCGCGCCGATGCCCCCTGGGAGCGGCTCAACGTCGCCGACACCGTCAAGGTGCCGTGGCAGGCTTATCTCGGCACCGGGCATCCCCTGCTCTCGGATCAGGGCCGGGTGCTGGCCACCATCGTCGCCGACAGCTCCGGACATCACGACACCTTCTGCGGAACCAGCACGCTGACCGCGAATGCCGCCAAATATGGTGCGGGCGATCTCTATTCGAAGAGCCCCGCGGGGCGTGAGCTGTTCACATTGGCCGCCGCAAAGCATGGGCTGGCTCCGCGTGACATCGGTCCGTCGGTGTCGTTCTTCCACGGAGTACGTGCGGGCGCCGATGGCGCACTACACAGCGTCGGCACCGCCGGCCCGGGGGCTGCGGTGGATCTGCTGATCCACCTGCCGGTGATCGTCCTGCTGGCGAACACCGCCCACCCGCTCGATCCGTCGCAGACCTTCGACACCGGGCCCGCCCAGGTTTTGGCCTGGCCCGCGCTCGATGAGTTGGTCGACCTGCCCAACAACGATCCGGAATACCAACGTGCGGTGCTCAACACCGAAGACGCCTGGGCCGCCGCCCAGAACGGAGAAATGCTGTGA
- a CDS encoding urea amidolyase associated protein UAAP2 → MTNPVLDEVVPARAPWSAVVAAGDVLTIIDLKGNQAVDTLLYSAADTAVRYSAQTTIAAQSNLFLRSGTVLRAEDGSPLMTIVEDEVGSHDTIGGACSQESNTLRYGHHTKHQHACVENFLLEGAKWGLGKRDLVSNINFYMNVPVDEDGTLGIVDGLSAPGKKIKLRAEVDTLVLVSNCPQINNPCNGFDPTPVRMVVETV, encoded by the coding sequence GTGACAAACCCGGTTCTCGACGAAGTCGTCCCTGCCCGTGCCCCGTGGAGCGCTGTCGTCGCCGCCGGGGATGTACTCACGATCATCGACCTGAAGGGCAACCAGGCCGTCGACACACTCTTGTACTCGGCGGCTGACACCGCCGTGCGTTACTCGGCACAGACGACCATCGCAGCACAGTCAAACCTGTTCCTGCGCAGTGGAACAGTGTTGCGCGCAGAAGACGGTAGCCCGCTGATGACCATCGTGGAAGACGAAGTCGGCAGCCACGACACCATTGGTGGGGCATGCTCGCAGGAATCGAACACCCTGCGTTACGGCCACCACACCAAACACCAGCACGCGTGCGTGGAGAATTTTCTGCTGGAAGGCGCCAAGTGGGGTCTGGGTAAACGAGACCTGGTGTCCAACATCAACTTCTATATGAACGTCCCGGTGGATGAGGACGGGACACTCGGGATTGTCGACGGCCTTTCAGCACCCGGAAAGAAGATCAAGCTCCGGGCCGAGGTGGACACCCTGGTGCTGGTATCGAACTGCCCGCAGATCAACAACCCGTGCAACGGATTCGATCCCACCCCGGTCCGAATGGTGGTGGAGACCGTATGA
- a CDS encoding 5-oxoprolinase/urea amidolyase family protein — translation MTVTAPGMLTTVQDWPGRTGYWQVGVPPSGPMDDLSFRLGNKAVGNSEGAPGLEATLAGPTLHFTEDTLVCVTGAPALVTVNGKPVPQWRAVTVPAGGTLAVGAASDTGMRIYVLIAGGIQVPHFLGSAATFTLGGFGGPAGRALAAGDALPLGHSDGTEPQCIPGDAQPAIGHHWELAVTEGPHGAPDFFTRSDIDELLSTDYEVHFNSDRTGVRLIGPKPQWARTDGGEAGLHPSNIHDNAYSIGALDFTGDTPILLGPDGPSLGGFVCPVTVVSADRWKLGQLRAGDTLRFVRIEASRSASLRSIGIDRRGHWPSVFSTRGDGDDGVLAYRPAREDAPDMTYRRSGDDNILVEYGDITLDLALRARVHALHQRLEDTHTNGIVDLTPGIRSLQVHFDPDKLPMGKVLGLLDDIDEHLPASDELVVPSRRVAMPLSWDDPSARDAMERYRLGVRADAPWMPWNIEFIRRINGLDSVDDVYRTVYDASYLVLGLGDVYLGAPVATPVDPRHRLVTTKYNPARTWTPENAVGIGGAYLCIYGMEGPGGYQLVGRTVQIWNHRHPDNAGAFEPGTPWLLRFFDQISWYPVSSEELLELRDELATGRGTGGVTITDGLFSMAEYSTFLAQNATSIGEFRDHQRSAYAAEREAWSTAGEFARV, via the coding sequence ATGACGGTCACCGCACCGGGCATGCTCACGACGGTGCAGGACTGGCCCGGACGCACCGGGTACTGGCAGGTGGGTGTGCCACCATCCGGCCCGATGGACGATCTGTCGTTCCGGCTCGGCAACAAGGCCGTCGGCAACTCCGAGGGCGCCCCGGGGCTGGAGGCGACACTCGCCGGTCCCACCCTGCATTTCACCGAGGACACACTCGTCTGCGTAACCGGGGCACCGGCACTGGTCACCGTGAACGGCAAGCCGGTGCCCCAGTGGCGTGCCGTCACCGTTCCCGCTGGCGGCACGCTCGCCGTGGGTGCCGCCTCCGACACCGGGATGCGGATCTACGTGCTGATTGCCGGAGGCATCCAGGTTCCGCACTTCCTGGGCAGCGCAGCCACCTTCACCCTCGGTGGGTTCGGCGGTCCGGCGGGACGTGCCCTGGCTGCCGGAGACGCCCTCCCGCTGGGGCACTCCGACGGCACCGAACCGCAGTGCATTCCCGGTGACGCGCAACCGGCCATCGGCCATCACTGGGAGCTCGCGGTCACCGAGGGGCCGCACGGCGCACCCGACTTCTTCACCCGCAGCGATATCGACGAGCTGCTGTCGACCGACTACGAGGTCCACTTCAACTCCGACCGCACCGGGGTGCGCCTCATCGGCCCCAAACCCCAATGGGCGCGCACCGACGGCGGCGAGGCAGGCCTGCATCCGTCAAACATCCATGACAATGCGTATTCCATTGGCGCCCTGGACTTCACCGGCGACACCCCCATCTTGCTCGGCCCCGATGGCCCCAGCCTCGGCGGGTTTGTCTGCCCGGTCACGGTGGTTTCGGCCGACCGGTGGAAGCTAGGTCAGCTGCGCGCGGGCGATACCCTTCGATTCGTCAGAATCGAAGCCTCCCGTAGCGCGTCGCTGCGCTCGATCGGTATCGATCGGCGTGGGCACTGGCCCTCGGTGTTCTCCACTCGTGGCGACGGCGACGACGGCGTACTGGCCTACCGTCCGGCGCGTGAGGACGCACCCGATATGACGTACCGGCGCAGCGGCGATGACAACATTTTGGTCGAATATGGCGACATCACACTGGATTTGGCCTTACGCGCGCGTGTCCACGCATTGCATCAGCGACTCGAGGACACCCACACCAACGGCATCGTCGATCTGACACCGGGCATCCGTTCGCTGCAGGTGCACTTCGATCCCGACAAGCTGCCCATGGGCAAAGTGCTGGGGCTGCTGGACGATATCGACGAGCATCTGCCCGCCTCTGACGAGCTAGTAGTGCCCAGCCGCCGGGTCGCCATGCCTCTGTCGTGGGACGACCCCTCGGCCCGCGATGCCATGGAGCGCTATCGCCTGGGCGTGCGCGCGGATGCCCCGTGGATGCCATGGAACATCGAATTCATCAGGCGCATCAATGGCCTGGACAGCGTCGATGACGTGTATCGCACGGTGTACGACGCCTCATATCTAGTACTGGGCCTCGGCGATGTTTACCTGGGGGCACCCGTGGCTACCCCCGTCGATCCCCGGCATCGCCTGGTGACCACCAAGTACAACCCGGCGCGTACCTGGACCCCCGAGAACGCCGTCGGCATCGGCGGGGCGTATCTGTGCATCTACGGCATGGAGGGACCCGGTGGATATCAGCTGGTGGGGCGGACCGTGCAGATCTGGAACCATCGGCACCCGGACAATGCCGGCGCGTTCGAACCGGGGACTCCGTGGCTGCTGCGGTTCTTCGACCAGATCAGCTGGTACCCGGTGAGCTCCGAGGAGCTGCTCGAACTGCGTGATGAGCTTGCCACCGGGCGCGGCACCGGCGGCGTCACGATCACCGACGGTTTGTTTTCCATGGCGGAATACTCAACGTTCCTTGCCCAAAACGCGACGTCAATAGGCGAGTTCCGCGATCACCAGCGCTCGGCATACGCGGCCGAGCGCGAAGCATGGAGCACTGCGGGCGAATTCGCCCGGGTCTAG
- a CDS encoding 3-hydroxybutyryl-CoA dehydrogenase has protein sequence MTDGITRVGVIGAGQMGAGIAEVSARAGVDVLVFETTEALTTAGRDRITKSLDRGVSAGKITERERDAAVANLKFTTDLADFSDRQLVIEAVIEDESIKSSIFAKLDEVITDPDAVLASNTSSIPIMKIAAATKNPGRVLGLHFFNPVPVLPLVELISTLVTTPEAAARTEAFASEVLGKQVVRAADRSGFVVNFLLVPYLLAAIRMAESGFATVEDIDKAVVAGLSHPMGPLRLSDLVGLDTLKLIADSMYDEYKEPLYAAPPLLLRMVEAGRLGKKSGIGFYEYKAK, from the coding sequence ATGACGGATGGAATCACGCGCGTAGGAGTTATCGGCGCCGGGCAGATGGGCGCGGGTATCGCCGAGGTGTCGGCACGTGCCGGTGTCGACGTCCTGGTGTTCGAGACCACCGAGGCGCTGACGACTGCCGGTCGCGACCGCATCACCAAGTCGCTGGACCGCGGCGTCTCTGCGGGGAAGATCACCGAGCGCGAGCGCGATGCCGCCGTCGCCAACCTGAAGTTCACCACCGACCTGGCCGATTTCTCCGATCGTCAGCTGGTCATCGAGGCGGTCATCGAGGACGAGTCCATCAAATCCTCGATCTTCGCCAAGCTCGACGAGGTGATCACCGATCCCGATGCGGTTCTCGCGTCGAACACCTCCAGCATCCCGATCATGAAGATCGCTGCGGCGACCAAGAACCCGGGCCGCGTGCTGGGTCTTCACTTCTTCAACCCGGTGCCGGTGCTGCCACTCGTCGAGCTCATCTCGACGCTGGTGACCACGCCCGAGGCGGCTGCGCGCACCGAGGCCTTCGCCAGCGAGGTGCTGGGTAAGCAGGTTGTCCGTGCTGCCGACCGCTCCGGTTTCGTGGTCAACTTCCTGCTGGTTCCCTACCTGTTGGCGGCCATCCGGATGGCCGAATCTGGTTTTGCCACAGTCGAAGACATCGACAAGGCTGTCGTGGCGGGTCTCTCGCACCCGATGGGACCGCTGCGCCTCTCGGACCTGGTGGGCCTGGATACCCTCAAACTCATCGCCGATTCGATGTACGACGAGTACAAGGAGCCGCTGTATGCGGCCCCGCCGCTGTTGCTCCGGATGGTCGAGGCCGGGCGCCTTGGCAAGAAGAGCGGCATCGGGTTCTACGAGTACAAGGCCAAGTAA
- the aceA gene encoding isocitrate lyase, which yields MSNVGKPRTAAEIQQDWDTNPRWKGITRDYTAAQVEELQGSVVEENTLARRGAEILWEGVTKGDDSYINALGALTGNMAVQQVRAGLKAIYLSGWQVAGDANLSGHTYPDQSLYPANSVPAVVRRINNALLRADEIARVEGDTSVDNWLVPIVADGEAGFGGALNVYELQKAMIAAGAAGTHWEDQLASEKKCGHLGGKVLIPTQQHIRTLTSARLAADVSNTPTVVIARTDAEAATLITSDVDDRDKPFVTGERTSEGFYNVQKGIEPCIARAKAYAPYADLIWMETGVPDLAVARKFAEAVKAEFPDQLLSYNCSPSFNWKQALDDATIAKFQKELGAMGFKFQFITLAGFHALNYSMFDLAHGYAREGMTAYVDLQEREFAAEARGYTATKHQREVGAGYFDRIATTVDPNTSTAALKGSTEEGQFH from the coding sequence ATGTCGAATGTCGGCAAGCCGCGCACCGCGGCCGAAATCCAGCAGGACTGGGACACCAACCCCCGCTGGAAGGGCATCACCCGCGACTACACCGCCGCCCAGGTCGAAGAGCTGCAGGGCAGCGTCGTCGAGGAGAACACCCTGGCCCGCCGTGGCGCAGAAATCCTGTGGGAAGGCGTCACCAAGGGTGACGACTCGTACATCAACGCGCTGGGTGCGCTGACCGGCAATATGGCCGTGCAGCAGGTCCGTGCCGGCCTCAAGGCCATCTACCTGTCCGGCTGGCAGGTCGCCGGCGACGCCAACCTCTCGGGCCACACCTACCCGGACCAGAGCCTGTACCCGGCCAACTCGGTGCCGGCCGTCGTGCGCCGCATCAACAACGCACTGCTGCGTGCCGACGAGATCGCCCGCGTCGAGGGTGACACCAGCGTCGACAACTGGCTGGTGCCGATCGTCGCCGACGGTGAGGCCGGTTTCGGTGGCGCGCTGAACGTCTACGAGCTGCAGAAGGCCATGATCGCCGCGGGTGCCGCCGGTACCCACTGGGAGGACCAGCTGGCCTCGGAGAAGAAGTGCGGCCACCTCGGTGGCAAGGTGCTGATCCCCACCCAGCAGCACATCCGCACCCTGACCTCGGCGCGCCTTGCGGCCGACGTGTCCAACACCCCGACCGTCGTCATCGCCCGTACCGATGCCGAGGCCGCCACCCTGATCACCTCGGATGTCGACGACCGCGACAAGCCGTTCGTCACCGGTGAGCGCACCTCCGAGGGCTTCTACAACGTGCAGAAGGGCATCGAGCCCTGTATCGCGCGTGCCAAGGCCTATGCCCCGTACGCCGACCTGATCTGGATGGAAACCGGTGTGCCGGACCTGGCGGTCGCCCGCAAGTTCGCCGAGGCCGTCAAGGCCGAGTTCCCGGATCAGCTGCTGTCCTACAACTGCAGCCCGTCCTTCAACTGGAAGCAGGCTCTGGACGACGCCACCATCGCCAAGTTCCAGAAGGAGCTGGGGGCCATGGGCTTCAAGTTCCAGTTCATCACCCTGGCCGGCTTCCACGCCCTGAACTACTCGATGTTCGACCTGGCGCACGGCTACGCCCGCGAGGGCATGACCGCCTACGTCGATCTGCAGGAGCGCGAGTTCGCGGCCGAGGCCCGTGGCTACACCGCCACCAAGCACCAGCGTGAGGTCGGCGCCGGTTACTTCGACCGGATCGCCACCACCGTGGACCCGAACACCTCGACCGCGGCGCTGAAGGGCTCGACCGAAGAGGGTCAGTTCCACTAA
- a CDS encoding acyl-[acyl-carrier-protein] thioesterase, with protein sequence MMPVPHAHPHVYEGRWPVRIADVDSGGRLRLDGAARHIQDIGQDHLRGVEAEDSHPHWIVRRTMIDVIRPIEFKEALWLRRWCSATSNRWCQMRVRLDGRAGGLIESEAFWIHVSRETQGPARIEDDFLATVASTTEVDRLRWKPYNKPGNRETATDVRDFPVRFTDMDLFDHMNNSVYWSIVEDHLSRNPELLSGPYRVSLEHDSAVSLGDKLEIITNVYEDGTELGVPGRSVTTLTYVVGDEVKALASIFAR encoded by the coding sequence ATGATGCCGGTTCCGCACGCGCATCCGCACGTCTACGAGGGGCGTTGGCCCGTTCGCATCGCCGACGTCGACTCCGGCGGGCGTCTACGGCTTGATGGAGCCGCTCGGCATATCCAGGACATCGGCCAAGATCACCTTCGCGGCGTGGAGGCGGAGGACAGCCACCCGCACTGGATAGTCCGCCGCACCATGATCGACGTGATCAGGCCGATTGAGTTCAAGGAGGCGCTGTGGCTGCGCCGCTGGTGTTCGGCCACCTCCAATCGGTGGTGCCAAATGCGGGTGCGGCTGGATGGCAGAGCGGGCGGCCTTATCGAGTCCGAGGCGTTCTGGATTCACGTCAGCCGCGAGACCCAGGGGCCGGCCCGTATCGAAGACGACTTCCTGGCCACCGTCGCGTCCACCACGGAGGTGGACCGATTGCGGTGGAAGCCCTACAACAAACCCGGTAACCGTGAGACCGCGACCGATGTCCGGGATTTCCCGGTGCGTTTCACCGACATGGACCTGTTCGACCACATGAATAACTCCGTTTACTGGAGCATCGTGGAGGATCACCTCTCGCGGAATCCGGAGCTGCTGTCGGGTCCCTATCGGGTCAGCCTCGAGCATGACTCCGCGGTTTCGCTGGGAGACAAGCTCGAAATCATCACCAACGTCTACGAGGACGGAACCGAGCTCGGCGTCCCCGGTCGCAGTGTTACAACGCTCACATATGTCGTTGGCGACGAAGTGAAGGCTCTCGCATCGATATTCGCTCGATAA
- a CDS encoding CPBP family intramembrane glutamic endopeptidase, whose protein sequence is MVATRPERNNRVGRGLLAAAGLLFVIAIGGLAITGHTLVRFSSDEAAGSYPLWMPLASTLIVLLLTRLVPQHLPAIDPLADIDRRRLIREVWVLVGAALAFPALVITATSAGIPRDAVYSSVKVLMLLVIPLLAFRMLRGDGPRARWSPRLDRTRMLTPIVPVVAWITLARLGPLAPPASSLSSLPDPVTVAVASLITLLTAGVLEEVFYRGFVQTRLESLVGRWPAIATASVLFAGMHLASHVHATTLAVDLATIVAVQGTFGVMQGYLWSRYRNIWAPIAIHIAVNLIYLDMLIS, encoded by the coding sequence GTGGTAGCCACGCGGCCGGAACGTAACAACCGGGTCGGCCGAGGTCTTCTCGCAGCCGCGGGCCTGCTGTTCGTCATCGCCATCGGTGGACTCGCCATCACCGGCCACACCCTGGTCCGATTCTCCTCGGATGAAGCGGCCGGCTCCTATCCGCTCTGGATGCCGCTGGCCTCAACACTGATCGTGCTGCTGCTCACGCGCCTGGTACCGCAGCATCTGCCGGCGATCGACCCGCTTGCCGACATCGATCGGCGGCGCCTCATCCGTGAGGTATGGGTATTGGTGGGAGCGGCCCTCGCGTTTCCCGCCCTGGTCATCACGGCGACGTCCGCCGGGATACCGCGCGATGCCGTGTACAGCTCCGTCAAGGTGCTGATGCTTCTGGTGATCCCCCTGTTGGCCTTTCGGATGCTGCGCGGGGACGGCCCCCGGGCTCGGTGGAGCCCCCGCCTGGACCGCACTCGCATGCTGACGCCGATCGTTCCGGTCGTCGCGTGGATCACACTCGCCCGACTGGGCCCCCTCGCACCGCCCGCCAGCTCCCTGTCCAGCCTGCCTGATCCCGTCACCGTGGCGGTGGCATCGCTCATCACATTGCTGACCGCGGGCGTGCTCGAGGAGGTGTTCTACCGGGGCTTTGTACAGACCCGCTTGGAGTCATTGGTGGGCCGCTGGCCGGCCATCGCCACCGCGTCGGTGCTCTTTGCCGGCATGCACCTCGCCTCACACGTCCACGCCACCACCTTGGCCGTGGACCTTGCGACCATCGTGGCGGTCCAGGGAACATTCGGCGTGATGCAGGGCTATCTATGGAGCCGATATCGAAACATCTGGGCTCCGATAGCCATTCACATCGCCGTCAACCTGATCTACCTCGACATGCTCATCAGCTGA